One window of Candidatus Hydrothermales bacterium genomic DNA carries:
- a CDS encoding sodium-dependent transporter: MNKRERWATRIGLILAMAGNAVGLGNFLRFPVQAAKNGGGAFMIPYFISLLLLGIPLMWVEWAIGRYGGKFGHGTSPGMFDKLWRNRIAKYLGVIGLAGPIAIVIYYVYIESWTLGYAILSLFGKLPKVKEGQTFEEINSTFGGFLSSYAGFNEDPTIFLKPSLFSYVIFLLTLFLNFFILARGISAGIEAFAKFAMPTLFIFALILLIRVLTLGSPVDPETSVLDGLGFLWNPNFSSLLDPNVWLAAAGQIFFTLSVGMGAILTYASYLREKDDIALSGLSTASLNEFAEVVLGGSIAIPAAVAFFGLANAKEIAHSGAFNLAFVSVPAIFSFLPLGFIFGFLWFSLLFFAGITSSIALTQPAIAFLEDEFKIKRSKAVLLVFVFIFIFANFSIFIKGFLDEMDFWVGTFFITFFALVETVIFVWIFGPDRAWEEINKGADIKIPRIFYYILKYITPVILIIIFTSWIFQNVGSIFKETSPGKWIARIFILSFFLFTSFLVYLAFKKEKKS, translated from the coding sequence ATGAATAAAAGAGAAAGGTGGGCAACAAGAATCGGTTTAATTCTGGCAATGGCAGGAAACGCTGTTGGACTTGGGAACTTCCTGAGATTCCCAGTACAAGCTGCAAAAAATGGTGGCGGTGCCTTCATGATACCCTATTTTATTTCTCTTTTACTTCTTGGAATACCTCTTATGTGGGTAGAATGGGCTATAGGTAGATATGGGGGAAAATTTGGTCATGGAACCTCTCCCGGAATGTTTGATAAGTTATGGAGAAATAGGATTGCAAAATATCTCGGAGTAATTGGACTTGCAGGCCCTATCGCTATTGTAATTTATTATGTTTACATAGAATCGTGGACTCTTGGCTATGCTATCTTATCTCTCTTTGGAAAATTACCAAAAGTAAAAGAAGGACAAACCTTTGAAGAGATAAATAGCACCTTTGGAGGTTTTCTCTCAAGCTACGCAGGATTTAACGAGGACCCTACGATTTTTTTAAAACCCTCACTTTTTTCTTATGTTATTTTTCTTTTAACTCTATTTTTAAACTTTTTTATCTTGGCGAGGGGGATCTCGGCTGGTATAGAAGCTTTTGCTAAATTTGCTATGCCTACTCTTTTTATATTTGCCTTAATCCTTCTTATAAGAGTGTTAACACTTGGTTCGCCCGTCGACCCTGAGACCTCTGTTTTAGATGGACTTGGATTTCTCTGGAACCCTAATTTTTCTTCTCTTTTAGATCCAAATGTCTGGCTTGCAGCGGCTGGCCAAATTTTTTTTACTTTAAGTGTTGGAATGGGAGCAATTTTAACTTATGCTAGTTATCTTAGAGAAAAGGACGATATAGCTCTTTCTGGATTATCAACAGCTTCCTTAAATGAGTTTGCAGAGGTAGTTCTTGGTGGTTCTATTGCAATTCCTGCTGCTGTAGCTTTTTTTGGTCTTGCAAATGCTAAAGAGATAGCCCATTCGGGAGCTTTTAATTTGGCTTTTGTTTCTGTTCCCGCAATATTTTCCTTTTTACCACTTGGTTTTATTTTTGGTTTCCTGTGGTTTTCCCTATTGTTTTTTGCTGGTATAACGTCGTCAATTGCTTTAACACAGCCTGCCATAGCTTTTCTTGAAGACGAATTTAAAATTAAAAGATCAAAGGCTGTTTTATTAGTTTTTGTTTTTATTTTTATCTTTGCTAATTTTTCGATTTTTATTAAGGGTTTTCTTGATGAAATGGATTTTTGGGTTGGTACTTTCTTTATTACATTTTTCGCACTTGTTGAAACAGTAATTTTCGTATGGATATTTGGTCCTGATAGAGCTTGGGAGGAAATAAACAAAGGAGCTGATATTAAAATTCCCAGAATTTTTTACTATATACTAAAGTATATAACTCCGGTAATTCTTATTATCATATTTACTTCTTGGATTTTTCAGAATGTAGGTTCTATTTTTAAGGAAACTTCTCCAGGAAAATGGATTGCAAGAATATTTATTCTTTCTTTCTTCTTGTTTACGAGTTTTTTAGTTTATCTTGCCTTTAAAAAGGAGAAAAAGTCATGA